From Myxocyprinus asiaticus isolate MX2 ecotype Aquarium Trade chromosome 47, UBuf_Myxa_2, whole genome shotgun sequence:
TACTGGTAAATTCCACTTTTCAGTTTAAAATTGTAACTTTGATTGTGCACTGGACTAAATGCTCAGCTGATTTCCTGAGCATCCATGCAGTAAATAACTCTacaatgttattattatatttacacatTACAGGCCAATAAGATTAAGATGCATTCCCAAACCCACTGAAATTATCATAAAATTTTCATTCAAGCTTAAAAAACCTTAATAGTTAGTGCATGTGCCCTTGCCACTCCTGTCGTTTGACAGTAGATGGAGACATAGGCCAaggttttcaaaaataataaatctCATATACACATCAGCAAGGGTGTCTTTTCCAGGCTAAACTgaatacaaattaatatttaaaaaaaaaaaaaaaaaaaaaaatttgaagtcaAAATATCCAAGCACTAAATAGAGTAATAGAAATGCAGCTAATGCTATCTAATTTGTTCTGTATCTATTATGGGTTCAAGAAACAGTAAATGAAGATTatgttttaaatcatatttttatttacatggtTATGATTAAATCAATCTTCCAATGTGATAAGCAGATCCTCATTTCTTAACAGACAATAGAGGACATATTTCAGCAATGTCTGTGGCCACATCCTTTAGAATCTTGCTCTGGTCCACCATCTGCAGAATAGCTCTAAGGTTACACCAGAATATTTGCTTCTTGCGCTCATCTGTGGGCCACTCCAGGTACGTTTTCTGCCTCAGCAATGTTCTTAACTTTAGGAACTTCTTGGAAAGAGAGTCTGTTGGTATGGGCTCCAACAAAATGAAGACCATAGAGTCATCATTCACACTGATAGCCCTGTGCTGGGCAAAGAAGAGTTCATAGTTGCACCATTCACTTTGAACAAAGTTTTTGGATAGGACAAAGAGGCTCTTGTAGCTACCCTCCACGCAGTTGATTATATTGTCCACAATCCACTTTCCAGGTTCAAAGTCTCGCTCGTGGATGCAAAGGGACAGACCTGACCCTTCTAATTTTGGTACCAGCTGTGATTCCACCCAAGCAGAATCATGCTGACTGTAGGAAATGAAGGCATGATAGCGGAATTCGGCATTCATCAATCTATCAGCCCTTTTGTAGCCTCTCTTTTTTACTCTTATCCACACCCAAAGCATTTTAGTGTACCACATACCATCACAAGCATAGAAGGTGATGACCAGAGCAGCTACAACAGTTAATAATACTGGCAGAGCCACAGCAGCCTGCAGGCCTGGTTGACAAGACAGCCAGCCAAGCTCATATCTCTCCAAGAGCTTCCCGGAAAATGGTGGCGGTGTACTGCAAGTGTAACCCTGGGGCCAATCAGGGAGAAGTGACTTATTTAACGCTGTCATGAACCAAAATGAATCACAGTCACAGCTAAATGGATTGCGTCCTGCTTTTAAAGTCTTCAGGTTGGGGAGACCTTTCATTGCACTCTGGCTAATGTAAGTAATTGCATTCTGGTCAGTGTACAGGCTTACTAATGTAGGTGCATGGAGATCTGCTGGGATGGCCTGTATGCTATTGAAGCTTAGATAGAGGTGTGTTAGTCTAGGAAACTGTGATGTAATATCTTGGGGAATAATACTTATGCCTGTTTTTGAGAGGTCAATTTTCTTGAAGTGAGGCGACAAGTAGCTGAACACAGTATTTCCTAAACTGTTGTGGCTAAGACTCAACTCAGTCAAGTGAGAAGGCCAAAAACATGGCTTGTCTATGAAAATGGAGTTGAAACTCAAGTCAAGAGACTCTAAGAACTTCATGTCATTAACATTTTTCGCAATGAAGGCAAGGTCACTAAATCGATTATGGCTTAGTGAAAGATGCCTCAAGGctggaaacactttttgtgatGAACAAAAACTCCACCAGAAACCGGTATCATCCAAGAGATTGTTTGACAGATCCAAGATTTGTAACGATTTTATGGCTGAAATGAGATTACATGGTAGGATATTCATCCCTGTGCCAGAAAACTTCAGATAAGTTAGCTGATTGATTAATTCCATGCTTGCATTAATAGTGGGGTACCGGTACTGGTAGTGGTGCACACCATCAAGTATAAATGTTCGTAGATTTGTTGTGTGGTTCTGCATTGGTAACTGGAAGCCATCAGGGGTGTCTTCATTATATGTGatatttaaaaaagcaatttCTTCCACTGATGACTTccaaacatttttgaaaagttttactACCACCGAGCTGTTTATCCAGGTATCTACAATGCTTAGATTACTGAGGACATGCAAATCTGTAAAGGTCTCAAATGGGTCACTTGTGATAGAACACTGATCTGGAAATAATTTAATGagctgaattttttttgtttggatTTCGTCAAAGTCCATAatcatgtttttgaaaatgtcaaaacGTTCACAAAAAGTCACTTTCAGAACCACTTCCTGTAATGATTTTAGTTGCGAAAAGGAGCCATTTTCATAGTTTTGCAATTCAGTGCCATCTCCAAATACGATTTTCTTCAAATGGACATTTTGAAGAGGAACAAAGTCTTTCACATTAACAGATGTAGCATTTTGACTGCCAATTGCAAGGGCAGAAAGGTAACTTAAGTTACCAAAAAAATCGGGGAGAGCATAACTAGGATACAGATTGCTCGAAAGGTCCAGGATCCTAAGCTGGGGCAATGGTAAATTAGGaatggttgttaggtggttgtaAGAGATGTTCAGAACTTTGATTTCAGAGTTGCCGCTGAAGGCATCAGAAGAGATGTATTGAAGTCCACAATGTGTAACTTTCAGGAAGCAGAGATGGGTTAGACCAGTCAAGTCACTACGAACAATGCTGGAGATATTGTTGTGTGAAACATCTAAGTATACTGTGCCATCTGGTAAATCTGATGGTATCCTTCTTAGGTTACTATAGGAAAGATCTTTTGTGTTCTCTGTCAGCATGGAACAAAATCCAAATTTTCCATCTTCACCATGTACTTTAAACAGAAACACTAAGAGATATGAAATTGCAATAGGCCAGGTAGTGGTTGACATcctgtgaaaatgaaaatgttaagaATCAACCAAATGTATATGTGCTGAATTTCAGCTGGCATTTCAGAAATAGCTGGCATTTGTATTTTGCCTAAACAgctaaatagataaataaatgttatgttgCTTGtatcttacaattttttttttcagaatgtactgtatttatttttacagttaccATCATATAACACTATTGAAATCACTAAATTTTCATTGTACAGTACTTCTGCTTTGACAAGAAAATGGTAATTTACCTTCAGTTTCACTCGTCTGCCttagatatgaaaataaaacatgaaaatgggTTGATGCTCAATAAAGAATTCACTGAATCTCCATctgtgcatttaagcagcttgATATCCGCAGTGCGCATGATTATATAGCCTTATTAAGACAGCCCTTCACATGGTATtaaccattaaaaaaattacacaatggCCTAGTTATGTTTTTCTGAGCACCTGAACTTCTCTAAATGTGCAATTCTGAACTTTAATGCCCAGAGGGGAATTCCTAATATAGAGAATAGAGTTCACTACTATAAGTCTCTTTAATAAGAACtaatgtaatatattttgtatatgtaaAATATTGTATTCATCATTTACTTTTGCAGTAAGCTCTTTTAGTTTAAACAGTTTATTATTTAATCTTTTTGACAGCACTGCATTTGATGCTTTTAATGACGGGAAtaagaaataatacattttaatgaaaaattacgTTTATCAAGCAATAGTTTATGGTCAAGTTAGGTTAGCTCTGTTAGTTCTCTAATAGTTAGAATGCTACATTCAAATATgacaattattcattataaagataaacatagaacaaaacaaaacttttttactGAAAATTCTAATACACAAATGAGTCAAGTCTCAATAtcgctgcaaaaaaaaaaacataactggGAATGTCAGGGATGTGTTTGATAGTAAGATTTAAGGAAGTCACAATGTCAATGGTTTTAGGAGAGAGGAATACCCAGTCTTTCACTTTGAGATGCTGTGGGCAATGACAAATGTTTTAAGGTCAGGGCAGAGGGACTTTCCTCCCCACAGCCTTACAAGAAAAGCTGTTAACATTTGCATGTGATTAAgcactttaatatatatatatatatatatatatatatatatatatatatatatatatatgatattgaCTGAATAGCAAAAGAAGAagttaaagtccttttttttaattgtgaaaagaaaatatatatatatataaaaaagcttCTTTTTTTGTACTATCAGGCAtctttaagactccagtggaatCCACATGCaatgataaaatatattgttGTACTGTCTAGTAGTACTATGATGTAGGAGCAGCATATCAtaaacagtatattataaaaCTGCTCATTCACTGCTCAActgtaatgtaaataaaacctCAGCAATCAACAGAATTAGACATTCAgtagaatgtaattttttattgtgACTATagctttaaataatttaaatataattcaaCAAATTTATGTATCCGTCTCTGAACATTTAGCGTAAGCTGTTGACCCACATGGTTTCTTTGACAGTCCTTTCAACTGGCACTTGCCAAGGGAAACATTGCAGGAATACAATCCCAGACACCCTGTGAAGTGCACCTGGTTACTACATTTCCTTGCCTCAATAGCACAGCAAACAGACTGTAGACCAAATAAGAATTCAGCGAAAAGTTCTAtacacaattatttttaaatgaataacagAATGAAATATTAACACAGGGTTTTTGTTAAGATTATTAAGACAATCACACACATTGATCAAATTTCTTACCGCATCAGAGTTGAACTGGCCATATTGATGCTCATAAACATCATTAAGCCCtgagctgaaatctccaaaaAAATCAGGGACAATTACTCCACTACTCTCAAATTCATTGTTATTCAGATAATTCAAGTTGTGTGGCACATGTTTTCCTTTGCATTACCAATACCCCAGAGGAAAAAGTATCCATTTCATAATTGACTATTTTATGCTCCTAAAACCCCTGCAAGAGCACAGAGACCTTCTCAACCAGCTGCTTATAAGGGATAACCACTGTCTAGCATTCATCATATTGGTTTTGCTCTTTGATTAATTTTAAATGGCTATACCTCTGTGTtctaaaaacacaaaacagtgcAGGATTATTAGTTGCCAGGAATGACACTATAATTGAGTAAATATTGATGAGTATGGTCCACCTTAGTAAcagtcattaaaaataataaagactaGGAATATTTCTTAAAAAGATGAATTCCACACACGAcagtgtttctgtttgttttggaatTAAAGTCTCTCAGTTCTTTTCAAGAAATCCCAGCAAAACATTACAGTGTCTGTCTACTTTAACCCTCCCCTTGTCTTTGCTCTTTCTGTTTGAAGTGTGTTATATTTGGTAACCAAGCACTAGGTTTTTGCCTTTAATATTTCCATTCGGTTTTAAGGGGAAGTGGTGGCAGAGAGGATTGGCTGATAAACATGAAACAAGGAAAGGCAGCATCTCACTCTTTTTAGAGCAACTGAAACATCAATAAGTGGCTTACGTATGGAACAGATGATATCACTTACTGTATATAAACTTGAGACAGGAAATAACAAATTACTCATTTTAAGGGCACCGATTAAACCTAGTTCTAACTAAACTTGTTTTAATCTACCAATCTGTGTTCATCTTTCATGTTTAGCTAAAGTAGTGGGTCTGAATATTCTAAAAGCTGACAGTAATTTGTGTATGATCTTATAAACTGTTTAATTTAGTGATATCTAAGAGTAATGCATTTTAGAATGGAGATTCAACATTTCTGAATAGTTTTTTGAGTAGCTGCCATTcagaaaataaagaagaaaaaaaatgtataaaatgtaatcACATTAAAAGCCAAAACAGCAgacattaatgttttattttagttaggtTGACAATCAGTTACCAAGGGTACAACCAGCACCAACATTTGAAAAGGTATCCAAAAACAATACAGTGCATGGCATGACACTTTTCAGTGACAACACACCCATTTTAATGTGTTCTTTTTATTTATCCATTTGTCAATTTAGTCATCCAATGATTAAAACCTTTCCATAAGGTATATCAAACAAACTAATGGAGATAACAACTTTCTTGTAACAACTTTAAGATATCTGTACTCACACTAAATATAAAGCAATATAAAGCATTATTTTGTGCACAAATTGCAAGTACCCCATTAGGCAGCATGATATACATTTTGGATGACTATAGAGCACATTTTCAGCTGTGgcattcaattttatttatttatttatgtaagtaACAGTCTAAATCTTGTTTGAAATGTTGTAGTAGTTGTAGATAAGTGAGATAGCACACGCCTGTCCTCTGGCAgtgagtttttacattttttttagtacAACTACTTCGGTTTTCCGAAAACACCCGATTACGACCCGAGTGCGAAACGGCCGCTTTCCGGAAGATCCGGGTGCTGGGGCTTCAACATAAACAGCAATGGCGGAGGCAGCGGCAGCGTCAACAGCGGCTCCAGCAGTTATCGGAGGCTGGACGAAGCACGTAACCTGCAGGTTAGTGAAAATTAATAGAAGAACATTTTCCCCCAATATCAAGTGGCCATATATTTAAAGCTTAAACGCCTGTCGGTTCGTCGACCGAGAGACACTGAGCACAGCTgctgtctttttgtttgttgttgtaataTACTGACCAGCGATCAGCAAGACTGTGGCTGCTATTTGCGatcttttgttttttctctcaatGTTTGTGTCACTGCAACATCTGTGTTTATAAAAAGCAATAAGGCACCACATCTGACATTCAGTTTGACAGAAGGAAATGCTCAAGGTAGCGAGTTTATCAGTCTGGGTACCAGCCAATTTTTCCATTTGATTATTTGTGTATCTAGGAATTAATTTAACAGGCTTTATTGTTGGTCTAGTcatgatttaaaaacaacaacaacagaaaaaacaTTCTGGCTTAAATTGTTAAAAGCAGAGATTTGGGGGGAATTTCAGACGCATATAGTATGCACAGTTGACATTTAATTTTGACAACAATGCAACATGCTGTTACGTGCTTCGTTCAGaatctgcttaaaaaaaaaaaaaaaaaaaaaaaaactctagtaTTTCTGTGTCTACCATGAAATGCAtatcaattatttttgtttagGATTGACTGCATATTAGGATGTTATTACCTACCTTTGTTCAAGCTATATATGGATAACCAAAGCTTCTGGGTGTTTAGTTCATGCATAAAAGCCTACAGTGGAATCTGTCTGGGTGTTGTCAAATTGCAAACAACTGTTTTGATAAGCGCAAAACAAGTTGGTTGACCTGTTTACTTCATTTGTAGGTATTTCATGCATGGCCTTTGCAAAGAGGGCGACAACTGTCGATATTTACACGACCTCAGCAGCTGCAAGCCAACCATGACCTGCAAGTTCTTCCAAAAAGGATGCTGTGCTTTTGGGGACCGttgcaggtaaaaaaaaatactgtaactatATAATGAAGAAACATTATGTGACAACTGCTATTGGAATAGGACTAGGCCTTTGTCCTCAGAATATACTTAACAACCACTGACTCTCTTGACTAGATCTATACAGATATAATAATGTCAATTGTAACATAATCTGTATTTTCCGTGTTTGGAACTGTAACATGTGAGTTTCTTTAAATGTAGTAGCAGCAGGGCTTCTGAGAACTGTTGTGTTGTGAGTTGCTTCATCATCCGTGACATCTGAGACACTGAATTTTCTGTAAACAAGTTGTTGAGTTTGACGCTTTTTCAAGAGAGGTGTCGAAATTattgtataaattatttttttatattagcagttattttcattttgttattcTTTATTTTCAAGGAAATACAATTTCCTTTGAATTTGCTGATTGTACATTCATCCAAAGAAACCTACAGTGCATTTTATCAGTACATGCCATGCTATGACAGTTGAGCTAggaacacttttgttttttttaatctagttCATGGTGTTATTTCCTGGAAAGTATGGCCATACCTATAGATACAACAAATGCAATCTAAACAAAATGGGCTACAAGGGCTACCTTTAGACGACATCGCAAAAGCCATTGTAGTGAAGTTCTTGAAGCAGTGTAAAAATCAGCCTGTGAGCCAGACAGTGCAGACAAtgtttgtctcatgtctgtctgCGGTCAAGTGTATCCCCGTAGTAACTACTGCCCCCAGCTCAGCAGTTTGGGAATGTCTTTGTTTGTGAAGCCTGTTCTATGACAGCATTACATCTCACTAAGAGCTCCCTCTTGCTCGGATTGAGAAGACTGTTCCTGGGGTTTCACCAGCTTGAGATTAAATATCTGACGTCTGGAATCTGCATTGATGGCTGACAGAGCTGTATTGTTAGTGTAGAGATTGTTGCGCCTGTCTGAGGGGCTTTTGTCCCCATATTGGGGCTTTATGGCATTATTGTTGCTGTGGTTGTGGGAGGGGAGGGGTTATCCAGCTTTCATTAAGTGTCCATAGAAAGGGCCTCAATGTATGCTTCATTATGTATGGATTCCTCATTGCTGCTTTGTGTCTGTCTTCTCACTTTCTACTATGTACCCCCCCCCAACTCTGGGGGCCAAACAGAGCACACTGCAGCCTGCATGGCAATTACATAACCCCAGTGTGTTAacttgcattctctctctctctctctctctctctctctctctctctctccctctttccccCCTCTCTGTTGCTGCTGTTGCTACTGCCGTCAGGTTCATTCGGTTCACGCTGCCATTCTGCAGTATGTTCACTTGTGCTTCCACCACTGTGTCATTTATTTATgcgaccccccacccccacataTAGACCGACAAACACGCACTAGGCTGGAACATGACGGAGCGACTCAAGGGCTTTGAGGATGGAGGGGTCTCTGGATGCTAAAGGAAAGCATTGAGGCATAATTTTACAAGCGTGTTGGGGTATAATGGAAAGGATTagcttaaaaatacaaaaatatacactAAGGCAATGCAATCAGGCTTGTTAGTGATAAATAATGTGTAAAGTGGGGGTGGAGGTCTTGTAATATTTTTATCTGTAATTGGCATTAATTCCATGTGTGTTGTTAGCTTtaaattggatggatggatatacagccagacagacagacagaccgatcagccacaacattaaaaccacctgcctaatattgtgcaggtccctcgtgctgccaaaacagcaccaacccgcatctcagaaaagcattctgagattatattcttctcaccacagttgtacagagcggttatctgagttactgtacactttgtcagttcgaaccagtttggccattctctgctgacctctctcatcaacaaggcatttccatccacagaactgccccacactggaagttttttgtttttggaaccattctgagtaaattctagagactgttgtatgtgaaaatcccaggagaaacttccagtgagtggcagttctgtggatggaaatgccttgttgatgagagaggtcagcagagaatggccagactggttcaaactgataaagtctacggtaactcagacaaccgctctctacaattgtgatgagaagaatagcatctctgaataCTATTTTGAGAtgggggttggcgctgttttggtggcatgagggggacttaatattagccaggtggttttaatgttgtggctgatcggtgtagatgGATAGTATATTGTCTGACAATCAGTGAAGTTAAGATCTATCAATTGATTACtgattgattacctcaaaaattaatttccacttgtccctccttttctttaaaaaaaaaaaaaaagaaaaaaaaagaagcaaaaatctgggttacagtgaagcagttacaatggaagtaaatgtggccaatccataaacataaaaatactcggtttcaaaactatagccacaaaactaacaatatgtgtgttaacatgattttactgtgataaaattgctcattaaccttatctgtgtaaagttatagccaattttattaCTTTGTCGCAATGGTGGTGTAATGctgtaaaccttaaaatgacaaatgctgttgtttgatcttaacttgtattgaacccataatacTCTaacattttcaatcaaattaattacatgatttgtTGATTAGTTGAATAAATAGCAATAAATCGCTTATCAATATTTGCCGAAATAGGCCCCCAAATTGAATTGAATATATtctcaatatatttatattaattaattattcagataattcaaatgacattacatttattttgtcataCAAGTAAAGTGTATGATTGATTAGACCAGTGTCTCAATCCTTTCCTGGAGTACCACTAACACTACACATTCTGGATGTCTTCCTTATTTGAAACACTCAATTCAGATTATGGAGCACTGTAAGAATTAGCTAATCAGTAGAACCAGGTGTATTAGATAAAGGAGGCatgcaaaatgtgtagtgtttctGTTACTAGTATTAATTTTGTCAGCTATTTTTTAATTTAGTCTTAGTCCTGTGTCAAATGTCCTTGTTAGTTTTTATCATATTTAGTCAACCTTTTCctgctgttctttttttttttttttttttttgtcaagttttagTTGACAAAGTCTGGGCATTTTAGTCTTATCTTAGTCAAAGAAAACCCTCAGTATTTTAGTCTAGTTTTAGTCAATTAAAACTGttgacattttagtcacatttagACAGATGCAACATCAAGAAATCCACTATAAGTAAATCATTGCTATGATTTTAACTTAATATCACAAACCCTGAgtatccaaaaaaagaaaattctacaCAATCAAAACTAGTTGGTGTTATACTCCCAAAGTAAGTACTTTATGTAGGTTATGCAGGCATATTACTGCAGACACCTTTTTTGAGGTATGTTTTTGTAGGTGATTAGTTTTATAACCTATTCAAATTAATTTTGATGCCAAATCAAATTAACTTTGGTAATGTGAAGGACAAATAAACAGCATTGTCACCAAATACATGCCAAATACATAAGTCATTGGTCTGTACTCAATCCTATGTTACCTTTACTGCTCATTTTCAGCTCCTTCACAACAATTTGCTAGCATATTAGCTTAATGAGTTCGGTTTAGCTATAAAACACAGCCTACATAATGTACCACCACCGCCTTGTCTTAATGTAGCTTATTAAGTTGTCTAATATAGTTGTCACTAGTTGTCTTaatatagcttaaaaaaacaacCTAACGTTACCACCAAGACGTTAACCTACCTCAGTTTCTTTGTAGTTAGCCTTCATATCATCTCTTTCTCCCAAGTCCAACTGTTGCTGTCATTATTTAACGAATGCTAGCTTTCTGTTAACTGCTTGAAAGGTACTCCTCACTGTGCTTGCTTAGTCCTGATATGCCGCGCGCAACACAGGAAAGGAAACTGCTGCTCATGCCATCCAATGAACAGAATATTTGCAttgtaatttagaaaaaaaaagagactaattttctctttttttcgaCAAAAATAGAGAGATTTTggtaaagattttattttttaaactacattttagtCTCGTCTTTTTTCGTCAACAATATTGCATGTTGATATAGTCACAGTTAGTGTTTAATGATGTCAGTGCTTTCTCGTCATCGTCTCGTGTCATGGAAAAAAAAAGGTCGTCGACGAACATTTTTCGTCATAGTTTTCATTAACGAAATTAACACTGTGTTACTCCAGAAAAGGACTGAGAAACACTGGAttagacaacacaaaaagtggctttagaagtcaatatattgttatttccatatcattgatcataagcctatcactggcctagaGTCCTCACTTGGGCTTTTCTCACAGGATGCATACTTATGTTCCATCTGTACTTGTGTCAGAGTGTCTCACTGTGGGGGGGGCGGCTTGTTTttcttgtacttgcttgttttgattattgaggggttacccccccccccccggaatctacgcccctgttcACAGGGGCACA
This genomic window contains:
- the LOC127436690 gene encoding toll-like receptor 1, producing MSTTTWPIAISYLLVFLFKVHGEDGKFGFCSMLTENTKDLSYSNLRRIPSDLPDGTVYLDVSHNNISSIVRSDLTGLTHLCFLKVTHCGLQYISSDAFSGNSEIKVLNISYNHLTTIPNLPLPQLRILDLSSNLYPSYALPDFFGNLSYLSALAIGSQNATSVNVKDFVPLQNVHLKKIVFGDGTELQNYENGSFSQLKSLQEVVLKVTFCERFDIFKNMIMDFDEIQTKKIQLIKLFPDQCSITSDPFETFTDLHVLSNLSIVDTWINSSVVVKLFKNVWKSSVEEIAFLNITYNEDTPDGFQLPMQNHTTNLRTFILDGVHHYQYRYPTINASMELINQLTYLKFSGTGMNILPCNLISAIKSLQILDLSNNLLDDTGFWWSFCSSQKVFPALRHLSLSHNRFSDLAFIAKNVNDMKFLESLDLSFNSIFIDKPCFWPSHLTELSLSHNSLGNTVFSYLSPHFKKIDLSKTGISIIPQDITSQFPRLTHLYLSFNSIQAIPADLHAPTLVSLYTDQNAITYISQSAMKGLPNLKTLKAGRNPFSCDCDSFWFMTALNKSLLPDWPQGYTCSTPPPFSGKLLERYELGWLSCQPGLQAAVALPVLLTVVAALVITFYACDGMWYTKMLWVWIRVKKRGYKRADRLMNAEFRYHAFISYSQHDSAWVESQLVPKLEGSGLSLCIHERDFEPGKWIVDNIINCVEGSYKSLFVLSKNFVQSEWCNYELFFAQHRAISVNDDSMVFILLEPIPTDSLSKKFLKLRTLLRQKTYLEWPTDERKKQIFWCNLRAILQMVDQSKILKDVATDIAEICPLLSVKK